The Lasioglossum baleicum chromosome 3, iyLasBale1, whole genome shotgun sequence region GTGTCCAATCATTTTTATCCTACTCGAGGACTACAATGTTCGCGTCTTTTTCCATAAAATTTCCGAGAAATTTTCCGTACACATATTCACAGCTACGTGTACGAATACAATTGATTTACTAAAacgtacatacagtgggtgtacaaagtattcgtacaccttttaaaaactaataacttttttataattgtaccaaacaacctgattttttataatcaattagaagcattggtttacgaaatgatatgcgaagaagattttccaaataattgtaatttacaaggttaaatgcaaaaaataaaaaatgcattttttaaacttttttctttgggcccacattaaaaatttaaaatatatattttgcagATCTATGTCAGTGATACACATactgaacatttcatcgaaatcggttgacgcaggaaaaaacgacacgcatcgaaagatggacGATTCTGTTtatttttaagcagaaactgatcaaaagtcgtgtaaaacttcaattttcatcatttttaaccgcttgtagctcgtatgTATGCtgatcgatttcgataaaatttaaagcgtgtgtataactaacatagatccacaaaacacatattttaaatttccattaagggcccaaataaaaaagttttaaaaattgccttttttatttctgcatgtaaccttgtaaattataatttttggaaaatttttcttgcatgtcatttcgtaaaccaatgcttctaattgattataaaaaaatcaggtcgtttggcacgattataaaaaagttattagttcttaaaaggtgtacgaatacataCTTTGTACATCTACTCTGTATCTCCTTCGGATATTTTATGGAAACACAAAGAAGCATAGATGTCCTATCTTTTTGTCGGTGACTGTACCTAGCGGTACAGTCCGAGTGGAAAACTAAGCGTATCGCTGTGGCCCGTAGGATTCGCGGTCGGCTAGACCACGGAATGCCTAGTGTCCCGTGCAGCTGCAGCCAGACAGCTCGATGCTACGGCATGGCCTACTGGGCGGCCTGGAATCGAAGATTTGCAGACGCCAAGTTCGCGTAAAATGGCGCTATCCTCGACCGAGAGCACCTTAATCCATGGCAAAGCTTCGCCGGGGTCCAGAGATACGCCTGATCAAAGAACATGTACGTAGTCAGTGTCAACGGGTACCGTCTACGTATGTTTATTCTACCCTCGATGTATCCCTCGAGAGCCGAGCGTGGTGAACTGTTTCACGCCACCTGCTATAATTGTAGTCAGCGGGACAAAGTGAAACGTCGAGGGAAAGCGTGAAAACTAGAAGCCGAGAGAGTCGAAACAGGACGAACTTTTCCTCCATCTGAGAGCCTGGTTCTTCTCCTCGTCGTGTAACATGGTCGTGTGTCGTCTCATCGACAGTGCACAATCGGTAGACGGACGCACTCTCCGCGTATAACCTCTTTGCTGGTTCGCGTTCACCGAAATGTGATTTCCCTTTAAGTAAGGCAACACGCAAAACACCATTGAAGATGAGGAACGACATTACGGACATGCATACTGCGACCGCTGATAGCAGCACGGACGCCATATGGCTCGAGAAAAGGAGTCCGTCACAGACGGCGCCCGATCAAGTGTCATTCAGTACGTCCTAAATACATCTTTCGGAATCAAAGAAGAGATGTTGCGTTTCGCCGAATTAGTACATAGAATCTACTTAATCGTGTTTCTTCACAGTACACTCCAGCCCGTTTTCGCATTGACTCATTCTTTTCGTTTGGAAATCGATGCTGGTAGAAAAGAGCGCGAGGATTCGCTTTTTTTCCTCTCCTTTCTTCGTTCGGTTCGCGGATATAGACGAAACGAACGGTGAAACTTTCGTACGTTGTGTTCTGCAGTGACAATCGGTGTATGTAGTTCGTTTAAATGTGATCGTGATGATTTATCATGGAATTACTTGAATGTTTGGTAAAATTTTATTCAGTTTCGTGATAATTATTTGTTAACATTACGAGATTTGAGAGCGATAAAATTTTTAAggttgcgcgcgcgcgtgtgtgtgtgaagATTAAAAATAACAGTAATCGTACATCATATCCAAATGAAATGTATCGATTCTTGTGATGCATCGCAAACGTACAGATTCCGCATTTCTTTCGCATAATCGTGCTTGATATGGAAGCGGATATAATTACGTGTACGGCCGTTATTGTTTCTACCATAGGCTTGTCGTTCGAATATTAGTGTTTGGAAGTTATGCAACTTGTAATTAAATAGTGAAGGAATCGCTACATTAGTCATTCTATCGTGTGAATTATTTTCACGTAAACGGTACCTCTGACATGCGCACCGTTTCGTACACGTGTATTACACCGtcgaaaaaatgttcgcatcgtGAGGATCTGTTTGTAAACTAAATCTGAATCGCACTAGATAGTGTTGCAAATAATTAGAATCGTCGCGCTCTTGTGCAGTGCGTACGGCCTGATGATAACAGTTAATTTGCCCGTGTTCATTACCGATTACACATCGTCATCATGCATTGACACGCGAATGCCAGTTTTCCCGCGCTCTTCTCCATCGGCTATAGCTATAATCATCATGTgaggtgttccaaaaatgttgtacttgctTGAAAGGGATAATCTCTGAGGTCACgcttgaagtaactttttccgttGCGAAAATTTTCTCCACGGCTTTGTccaggagttatcaacgaaaaccacggaccaatcagagcacggcTACAGTGGGCAGATCCCGGCTCAGCCAATGTCAACGCCCTGCTCGGTGGGACCTCTTGTCGGGCCGGAATTCCTCCGCTGTAGTtgcactctgattggtccgcggatttcgttaataactagacagcagtAGACAGCAGATCGTGATGCGatcataataaataaaataaaaatgttctacttgcATTACAATAAACTTGAGTGACATTGAAACTTATTTTCTTtcataatatgtttaataggctgaaaataacgtgacagtattttttaatttttctcatgTTTTCACCGTTCTgtattacacctattcatttttgtcataaatgcataaaattcgctgtctattaataactCCTGAATAAAACCGCGCACAGCACTTGCGCaaacgaaaataattatttggaagtatgtacaacatttttttgggacaccctgcataACAATTTGGAGTGATCCTGTTTCGATGAATATCTTGCATTagatttttaaagaaaaattgttactGCTCTTTTGTCATATACCATTTCAGTAGTTACTTTTCTATTGACTATTTGTTTCTGTTGGACTATACAtaagaatattgatttttttataagATGTAATAACAAATAGCTAGGGGTATGCGAGATTCCCGAGAATTTTCGGAATTCCCGACAATGCACGGgatatagaataatattttggattcCCGAAAGTATCGTTATTCGCAATTACTTTCTACAATATTACCAGCATAGACATTCCCGACTAATAAGATATGTAATCCTCGAGAACACAATGGCTTTCAGATTCTTGTAATTATTGGAAGTATGTATGGAGAAACTTCAAAATGTCGGGAATCACAAATTTTTTCGGGAATTCCGAAACTTTCGGGattcgataattatttattcttaCTTTTATACGGGATTAGATATACATGATTGATAAAAAACGATTGAATATTTTAAGCTGAAGATATGAATATACACTTTATTTTTGCATAGACCTAGTTACCTTAAAACAAGAATACAATAAAGCATAGAAAAGTCAAAATTCTTTTGTaagttaacactaggtttactggACCCATCAAAATGACaggttttaatatttataatttacgattattaagATTATAAAGATGCATTTATTTCTTTGATTTCTAATGAAAGTAATGTAAAGTGGACGACTTCTAGtggtccgtaaacctagtgttaagtcGAAATCTTGACTACAAGTCAGTCGACAACTTGTACAAGATTAAATCTAATCGATATATTTTCGTTGATTTGTTTCAGCTTTTGATCAAGTTGTCGTTAAACAAGAGCATCCTGATGAGGCGGAAATCCGAGAATTGGCTGCCAAAATGGTGGAAGCAAACAAGGCGAAAATGGTAAACGTTCCAGGgacacaacaacaacaacaacagcaacaacggCCTGCAGCACTGTGTTTCCAAACGAATATACCAAGAATTTTAAGATTTTTTGATAAGAGGCCCGCCGATTCATCGACCGGCGTCGCGACGAAACCCCCTCCGGCTGAAGGGAAACTACCACCCGATGATGAGAGTCAAAGAGGCAGATTCGGATGGACGAGTTTCGACGACTGTCACATACCGTACATATTTCGCTCCGGCGAGAAATATTGTGCAGTACGAATCCTAGAATCTAAGTTGCTGAACAAGTACCTGAGCTACCTGCACTCGGACATCTACAGCTGCACGTGCATTAGGAGTTACTATATTACGGAAGCTGAGAGTAAACTGTTTACCGAGATCAATGTGAAACATTGCGAGAATCAGTTCGGCAGAGAACAATTCACGTGTAAAGATTTGGTGGTGCGTCTATCGGACGCGAAGGAGTTCTACACCTTTTTAGACGTGTGCTACACGAAATTAACTGCAGGTACAAACCCGAATGTATCCAGCGGCCACAAAGCGGACAAGTGCGGTTTCATCCGAATAAACAAGGAATCCGTTGTTCCTTACACTGTGAAAGATGGCCTTCAATACGTTCCCTTGTTTTATTTCGAGGGCGAGACTGAAAACTTAAAGCTGAAAGCGGAGAAACTCGAGGGGTGGGACTTATCGTATTTGAAATTTTGTTGCAAAGTACAGGGTATACGCAATGAACTGTTTGCGAGTGAGACATGCTCAGTGATTAGTTTGAACGACATTAAAAGTTATTTCCCTCCCGGCACTGGTTTCGAGGACTATTGGCCGACCAAAGTTATGGACTCTCAGTTGTTAGTGAATAGTAAAGGTGGTGGCGGGGGCGGTGGTTGGACAAAACAACCTCCGACACCACCAGCAACTAAACCTGTTTCTGTGCAAAATAATGTGAACAAAGCGACAATTGACGCACGTGCAACTCCTATGCATAATATGTTACCATGTGGATCAGTTGCCAATGCGTCTCAAGTACAACGTACTGTCAGCCAACCGAGGCCTGTCACAACTACGCATCCTGCGCATTCTTCGCCAACGGTGCTTCCCTCCGGAAGACCAAACATTGTGACACAACCAATTCTGAACACAGTGCAGAATGTTAACGGATGGACAGGGCTTGTTGGTGGTCAACCTACTTTTCAAACGGCACTTGTTTCTCAGGCAAATTCCATTATACGAATGCCGTCATCTCTAAACATGCACAATGTAAGTTTCActcaaaaatatcaaaatttgtaGCTCTAACACAATAAGTAAAGATATTAGACCTTCCTAGGATCTTCTCGTCAATTATACATTCGAAATGTAGATGAGAATCTTGTGAGAAATCTGATAGTTATATTAACCTTTCGGGGATGGACATATTCTTTCGAATCGGGCGGTAAATTCAAAAGTAGAAACCAAAATGTTAAGTGCTGTGGTATCGCTTGATGACAATTCTTCAAGTTTAATTCACAACCTTTTCATTGCAAGGCTCGGTTCAAGCTGCCCCAAAATATTACGgaaaattgaatatattataAAGTACAAGATCAATAGTATAACTGTAATCTCTTATTCGTAGGGAAAGATCTGATTTACTTTTATCAGTTGTAATTATTATCAATTCTAACACAATAAATTCAAACTAACGATATTTGTGTAGTCAAAGCGAGGTGGACAGCTATTGTAATTGCTATCATATCTCAGTTTTCTTCTTTCAAAAGCAGACAGTAGCAGTCTACACTTTGGAACATTTGTGGAGACCTGTGAgccaaattatttttttttggtAGTTTAAGAATATTTTGAATTAAGTAATAAGAAAGTATATCACACATTATCTGCATAAATTAATTCAAGTAAACTACTGAAAGCTGTTGTTTGTTACAATAATCATTGTTAGATAATAGATTTCatgtatacagtagcggacgaaagattaagaccgctctataaagatgacgataacttttttaatattgtactatacgatttgaacttttttgggaagctagagcaattagtttactaaaggatgtgaaaagaaactttttcaaaaattgcaattgatcggaattgttggaaaaatactaaaagttgaatttttaacttggaaaaatactaaaagttgaatttttaacttgggagaatactaaaagttgaatttttaacttttagtattttttcaacaattccgatcaattgcaatttttgaaaaaatttcttttcacatcctttagtaaactaattgctctagcttcccaaaaaagttcaaatcgtatagtacaatatttaaaaagttatcgtcttctttatagagcggtcttaaattTTCGTCCGCTACAACATGAAACATAATATTCGCAGATTTCGTAATATTACAGAAAATTTCGAAACGCTGTCATTTTCTAACCACCTTGTGAAAATTCTTAAAGatgaaaagtaaatttttatcgAACTCTTGTTTTTTGTGTTCGCTTCAGGATATTTTGATTTTGCCTGAAGATTTTATCTGCAGTCTAATCGTCAGCATTGAAAGTTTGAATAGCGAATCAGAATAGCCGTTACGTTGCTATTAAAACTTTAGAGAtactcatttattttatattcaatatatttaGATTAATTATATTCAATTTTGATGACGCTCGTGAATATGAATTTTATATTACAGCAAATATCTGCGCAACCAAAAAATTATTCACAACAAACAAGTAGAAGTAGAGGGGGTGGTGGCAGTGCAGCAGCTCAGTACTCTGGAGTATACCCAGTTACAACTATGCAGACTGTTGCTCAAGCCCAACCACCCCCTCTTGTAAGAGCAACAGTCCATTCCAGTCAACCTAATCTTGGGTAAGTAATACATTGTATTCTTAAATATTGATGTCTCTTAATATgttcttttaaatattataaagaaAACTTTGAAATATTCAAGACAGTTTTGTTGTTTCACATTTAGCATTTCCTCTTGACTTACATAGCGTTACCGATACTTTATGCTTGCTTTCAATTTAGTGATCGAATACAGTATATTGTATTCTAGGTGTGAGTTTAATGTTAAGAAGCACGCAGTGAATCATATTGTTAAAACCTGTTCGTACTTGATATTATTCACATCTAGTTACTCTctctattatttttttgttctttttaacGTTACTCGAAATACATTGCAAGATACAATATAATTGTTCATTAAACAAATAgacatattatttaatatatcgataCGTTTCTTTTAatgttctttataaaaatttgaaattattatattgaAAAAATAGAGACTGTTCATACGATATTTATTAGAGTAAGATGAGCATGCAGTATCAAATTTTAGGGTTCTTTTATTTGAACATACACAGTTTgtttttgtgaaattttattatttattatgtggTGAACCTGCACTATAGCTTTTTGCATTTGTACATACAACATATGATTTTTTTGTATAGTTATCCAACCTATGGGAAGGATGACTGGTGAGTCCCTGTAAAATGTACTATAGTCATGATTACTACATAAAAGTAAGATAGCATGCACAAGAATACTATGATTAACCATCTTTTTATTTCCGCAAAACGCAATAACTACATATTGCCTGTATCGCCTCGTTCAACTTTACTCATGTATTCACTCTTTGTTAATGTTTTTATTCCTTTCGTTCACTAAACGTACATATTCCCTTTCGGGAAGtagcctttttttttatttatttatgattcAGGTTGTAGTCAATTTCTTTGTCTCCCATATTTCACTAAATTAGATGTTGATATACATGGGAAATGTAAAGAAAAGTATTATTTGTTATCATTATATCGGATGTTTCACtctttcttgaaattcttcgaaAGTATAAAAGTATTACTAAAGTACAAGATCTGCTAGAGTTTAGAGACATTCATATAAAGTGTACAGCttagtacagcttgtcaaatctagctgtgtggctgaatgtcccccgcaaggggaaatgaccCTGCTGCGCAATGGTAAATAGGCGGAACTTCGCAATGATAGAGAACTGatcgtcacctgtcaaacgatgcaggtggcgacagttcagttaaaaagtaaagcgacacaagtgtattcacacaagcatgtaaacagttgttttgtatgcttactgctgtaagaaataatggacagtacgcacttttgacgaggtgcttccttctctcgtcgagtgcggtctttgtttttgtctgcacattcctaagttttggtcaaccgcacagctagatttgacaagctgtacttaGTACTGTTAAACAGGTCAATGTATACATTTTGTAGGGAATCTCTAATGTATTATATATTTGTGTATGTATTTCTCTTTGCTTCGATATACTCTTTTTACAAATACATGGATTATACATGAGATATATACAATAGCAAATATTACCAAGTATTTCATGTTTCCCAAGTATGACAAATCAgttgacctagaataattttctgcatttttATACTTTGAACGACTTAAcgaacaatttttctattttagggTCACGTCAACATATACCACACCTTCTTTAGGTGTACCCAATGCTGTCACTGCGAGTACATACCCGCAAATGCTTGGTCTAAGCGAACAAGTACAAGCTCTAATGCCATCACCTACGTCAGCATCCACATTGTTACATCCGCAAAGTCATACACCGTCTGTACATAACGCATCTCATGCAAAGTATCCTCCACCGTTAATACCAGTTAATGGTAACAATAATAGTGCCAGGTATGTAAATAAATAtcctgattagtagactgcggatctttatgtatttatggcccctaaaaattttcaaaaaatgctagaatataaaattccacagaatctcGAATacgagttttatttatttcagatctatagAGGCTACTAccattgaaaataagattttatttgttcccactttctCTCTTGAAatttgtctaaaaaaattaggaattgcataaacatccgctgtctactgattagTATGTATGCGATACATATCTCGAAGTATATGTGTAATTTCTTGAACACGTGTTTACAGAGACTCTAGGGGTAGAAAACCATTAATACCAATTCCAGAAGCACATATATCTCCCTGTCAAGTTCTACCTTATAAAATTCAGAAAGCACTCGTTGAAGATAAAATGGTACCATGTATTAATTTCAAGCCATACATCAACTCGGAATTGTTGATGACGCTTCCTGACTTCGTCGCTCATTATTTTCCTGGCTGTGACATTGATATTTGTCGACAAGTCCTCACGGATGTGTTACACATAGACTTATATCAAGGAAATAGGTAAGACAATTTCTTTCTACGTAATTTGTGACAactaatactattattattaatttgataTCTTCTCTCGTTGTAGGTTACAAATGAAAATGTTAATGGAAGCAAGAAAATGTTCATCCTTTCGCGACGAACTACCTTTAATTCAAGTGAAAAGTATAATGAAATACATGCCCCAGTTGAAATATATGTTGATCAATAGAGGAGATATGGCAATGCCGGCACCAGCGCATTCTTCAGAGGAACACCCATCCAAAAAGCGGCAACGCACCAGCTAGGATTGGCTACAGCCTTACTGGCCTACTTATGACTATTATcattcggcattttaaaaaatgccgatCACTTTGACTCATGTGTAACAAAACAGCGTTAACCTGCTTTGAGGAAACATAAAACACAGATGAATCTATATTGACGTCATGTGCCAGAAAGAGTGCACGAATCTGAAGGATTACCTTTTATATACAAGGAATCTGTGACACACTGTGAGCTACTTCTTTCTCCAAAGTGTATCTATGAGACGAAAGTCTGTTTGTAAATAAAACTGAGATGTATAAAACTAGCGTTGCACAGTTGGCAAATCGACTATGTTTTTATATTAAGATCAACAACACACATTTCTTTGATATATGGTTTGAAACCAGACATTTCGAAGCACAGATTTTAAGGCAAAAAAACAGAATACACCGTAACTGTCAATAAGATCATTcctcattctttttttttaatttcatttttctacCTCTGCTGCAGAGTATGTTACATttagtatttctttgtaaataataaatgaaagttTTAATCTTAATATGTGATCCGGAGAAAGAAAGTGCTGATATGCGATTCATTGATGGACATAAAGTGGAAGTAGGTGTGTCGTTTAAAATTCGCCTACACTCCCTTGTTTGAACGGATATCAAAAGAAATTTggcatatgtatatttaaagaaatggaAGTAATGCTTCTTCAAGTTCCTAGCTATTACTAATATGTATCCTGATAACTAGCtgcaaaataatttaataatgttaacaaATTCACAACAATGATTTAACTGTACGCGTAATTTTCGACGTGAATTTAGCCAAACTTATTAAATAAAACATTATCGAAAATTTTTGAATGTTggaaaattctattttctaaaATTCAATTATCAAGATCACCGTACACAGTGATGCAGCTAATTCTGTTCTTATATTGTCAGTGTGTAAATAATGTAAGCAGAAAAACGCAGCTTAGGATACCATTAAGAACATGACACATTAACAATCAATGAGATATGTATTACGAGTACAATCATTCCAGAAAACGTAGGCGGTATGCAATTGATtctgtttcattttcattagatcATACTGTTCCTTTATGATACGCTTAATAAAGTATTGTTAATTTTCTAACAAATTAGTAGTTGAACAATTGTTTATACAAAGTTAGAAACTGTTGTAACAGTTCGGTTAATATTAACGGATTCCATGCTTGTTAAGTATTTCTTCAACGGCAAACATATCTCAtgaatgttaatttctttaatgttGATCTAAAAGACTCTTATCTGCACAAAGGAAAAcctgtaattatttttgaatttctgGAAGTAGAAAACGGCGGAAAACTACTTGTAAGTCTGCGAAACTGACAAATCGTAGAACTTGTAAAACCGCCTAGATGGTCTTCCGTTTCAAATCCTTTAACGACAGATTCGCTATTGGAGGAACCTCGTCTGCCACGTCGAATTTGTTCTTTCTTCTTCGGCCCCCTTGCCCTTCTGCTTAGTTAGAAATTGCCTGTTTGCCTTTCTCTAGTTTCGGCTTCTTGGCTTTGTTACCATTTTTAACGTTTTCGCAGGCTGAGCGGTTTTAGTTAGCTTAACGTTTCCGAATATTGTGTCTGTTGATCCCCATCCATCGGTGTGGAATCTGACGTTTCAGGCAAGGCTACCTCTAACAGCGTTTACGTCAACTTATAGCCTCGTCACGAGCAGATGCGTAAACTTGACATCTCTTGTAAAATTTACAGCCGCGTCCAAGTCGCGACATATATCATACCAGAGTTGGCAATAAATTGTTCGTTTGCTCCCCTCGAAACTGTATGCGACAAAGTGAACTCGATCGCCTCATTTTTCGCGCACGCTGTGGACGTCGCGACGTTCACGAACATCCTGGCTCGCAACATCGCCCTATCGGATAGTCTCTTTTTGTATGGAAGAAATAGATTTAAATCTTTATAACTTGAAGCGCAAGCTCGTTCGAAAgcgattatttaatataatttttctatattCAATTCAAAGAAAATAAACAAGTAGGGTACGACTAATTAATAAAAGTGAAATCCAATATACAACGTATAAGTACATGGTTTCAACTGGTCCTGCCCTCGGAAAAGAGGCTTAAATTAGTATTACTGACTGATTAACTTTCACATTCGCTATTACTCGTAAAAGAAGCTAAGTGTGTATATGCAAGAAaaggtgtgtgtatgtatatatgtatggaGATATAATTATAGTGATAAATTAATGCTGACCATCATGGATTTTCCATATTATGAGAAAGGCTTTAGGCATCCTGTTACGGTGGAAATGgtatattttgttatttataaattacatttAGTCATATCATAACTTTCAAAGATTCTATTGCCATTGAAaagactatatatatatatgtaccatGGACTGGTGTCTACCCTTTTTGTTCAATGTTGACGAGGGGAAACAAAAAGATAGAGATAAAACAACACAAGAAATTTCTATACGAAAAACATTCAATGAGAAAAATGTGCAAagattctaaaataaaaatattttaatgtttGCATTTAAACGACCTGCCAAATTGTAATCTTTCTATTTCGGTGGAATAAATTATCGAGAGACACGAGCCGATAATTCATTTAACGAGAATCGTTTGGTTTCACAGGCGTATATATACGTGTATcgtattgtatatattttgatCAGTGAAGTTTATTGCGTTGATGTTGTTCTTGTATTGAATTACGCATGCGTTGTTACAAATAAGtaaatgcaatatttttatGAGCGAGAAACGGAGGAGGTATATTGTAAAAGATGATGAAACACGGTATGCGTGCTACGGGGATGAGATACACAAATATGAGTTCAAGTTCGAAGaatttcttaaattattttAGTAATAATTCCAGTACACATGATTACTGTACACTACTAATTATGCTGTATTACTGCAAATGGGCGAGTAGAATAATGTATTGCTCGTAGTGTGTCTCGAAATAAAGAAAAGCCGAGAAAAGACGGTGATCCGTGGGGCCcagtccaaaaaattaaaacttaattattttttagtatGTTAGATTAGAGCATTTATTTGTTAACACATGTTAAAATAATGCGTGTATTATACTTTACCACATTATCATCTGTACATATAGATCATAAGAGTTAGAAGTACTAGacatttcaaataaattcatgatataattaataaagtgTTGATTATTTTGTGTATCACGGTTTTTTAATCTTAAACATTTTCAGGGAAACAAACGTTACATTTCATAGCACGTTACGACTCGCAACGAGAAGTTGTGATTGATTGGTGTAGGTGAGCTTAAGATGGTATCAAACATTGTTACCGAAACATATGCGTGTATTTAACGTATTTATATTGTTTCTCATTACTTTTCTCAATATTTCATAATAATAGAATCAGAGTTAGCGTTAGCGGGTATGGTCCGGACAGCGGCCGCGAGGAGTTCGAATACTACATATTTGGAAATATAGTTTTTAAATGCCTCGAGATATATTAAACCGCACTCAGCTGGACCGGAAGGACGTCATGTATATTTGAATTGTTCAGTGCTGGCATCTGTGACGGTGGCGAACGAAATTTCACGAGACTGGCCGAAGCAATC contains the following coding sequences:
- the LOC143207520 gene encoding uncharacterized protein LOC143207520 isoform X6; translated protein: MRNDITDMHTATADSSTDAIWLEKRSPSQTAPDQVSFTFDQVVVKQEHPDEAEIRELAAKMVEANKAKMVNVPGTQQQQQQQQRPAALCFQTNIPRILRFFDKRPADSSTGVATKPPPAEGKLPPDDESQRGRFGWTSFDDCHIPYIFRSGEKYCAVRILESKLLNKYLSYLHSDIYSCTCIRSYYITEAESKLFTEINVKHCENQFGREQFTCKDLVVRLSDAKEFYTFLDVCYTKLTAGTNPNVSSGHKADKCGFIRINKESVVPYTVKDGLQYVPLFYFEGETENLKLKAEKLEGWDLSYLKFCCKVQGIRNELFASETCSVISLNDIKSYFPPGTGFEDYWPTKVMDSQLLVNSKGGGGGGGWTKQPPTPPATKPVSVQNNVNKATIDARATPMHNMLPCGSVANASQVQRTVSQPRPVTTTHPAHSSPTVLPSGRPNIVTQPILNTVQNVNGWTGLVGGQPTFQTALVSQANSIIRMPSSLNMHNQISAQPKNYSQQTSRSRGGGGSAAAQYSGVYPVTTMQTVAQAQPPPLVRATVHSSQPNLGYPTYGKDDWVTSTYTTPSLGVPNAVTASTYPQMLGLSEQVQALMPSPTSASTLLHPQSHTPSVHNASHAKYPPPLIPVNGNNNSARDSRGRKPLIPIPEAHISPCQVLPYKIQKALVEDKMVPCINFKPYINSELLMTLPDFVAHYFPGCDIDICRQVLTDVLHIDLYQGNRLQMKMLMEARKCSSFRDELPLIQVKSIMKYMPQLKYMLINRGDMAMPAPAHSSEEHPSKKRQRTS
- the LOC143207520 gene encoding uncharacterized protein LOC143207520 isoform X7, translated to MRNDITDMHTATADSSTDAIWLEKRSPSQTAPDQVSFTFDQVVVKQEHPDEAEIRELAAKMVEANKAKMVNVPGTQQQQQQQQRPAALCFQTNIPRILRFFDKRPADSSTGVATKPPPAEGKLPPDDESQRGRFGWTSFDDCHIPYIFRSGEKYCAVRILESKLLNKYLSYLHSDIYSCTCIRSYYITEAESKLFTEINVKHCENQFGREQFTCKDLVVRLSDAKEFYTFLDVCYTKLTAGTNPNVSSGHKADKCGFIRINKESVVPYTVKDGLQYVPLFYFEGETENLKLKAEKLEGWDLSYLKFCCKVQGIRNELFASETCSVISLNDIKSYFPPGTGFEDYWPTKVMDSQLLVNSKGGGGGGGWTKQPPTPPATKPVSVQNNVNKATIDARATPMHNMLPCGSVANASQVQRTVSQPRPVTTTHPAHSSPTVLPSGRPNIVTQPILNTVQNVNGWTGLVGGQPTFQTALVSQANSIIRMPSSLNMHNQISAQPKNYSQQTSRSRGGGGSAAAQYSGVYPVTTMQTVAQAQPPPLVRATVHSSQPNLGVTSTYTTPSLGVPNAVTASTYPQMLGLSEQVQALMPSPTSASTLLHPQSHTPSVHNASHAKYPPPLIPVNGNNNSARDSRGRKPLIPIPEAHISPCQVLPYKIQKALVEDKMVPCINFKPYINSELLMTLPDFVAHYFPGCDIDICRQVLTDVLHIDLYQGNRLQMKMLMEARKCSSFRDELPLIQVKSIMKYMPQLKYMLINRGDMAMPAPAHSSEEHPSKKRQRTS
- the LOC143207520 gene encoding uncharacterized protein LOC143207520 isoform X4, which gives rise to MRNDITDMHTATADSSTDAIWLEKRSPSQTAPDQVSFTFDQVVVKQEHPDEAEIRELAAKMVEANKAKMVNVPGTQQQQQQQQRPAALCFQTNIPRILRFFDKRPADSSTGVATKPPPAEGKLPPDDESQRGRFGWTSFDDCHIPYIFRSGEKYCAVRILESKLLNKYLSYLHSDIYSCTCIRSYYITEAESKLFTEINVKHCENQFGREQFTCKDLVVRLSDAKEFYTFLDVCYTKLTAGTNPNVSSGHKADKCGFIRINKESVVPYTVKDGLQYVPLFYFEGETENLKLKAEKLEGWDLSYLKFCCKVQGIRNELFASETCSVISLNDIKSYFPPGTGFEDYWPTKVMDSQLLVNSKGGGGGGGWTKQPPTPPATKPVSVQNNVNKATIDARATPMHNMLPCGSVANASQVQRTVSQPRPVTTTHPAHSSPTVLPSGRPNIVTQPILNTVQNVNGWTGLVGGQPTFQTALVSQANSIIRMPSSLNMHNQTVAVYTLEHLWRPQISAQPKNYSQQTSRSRGGGGSAAAQYSGVYPVTTMQTVAQAQPPPLVRATVHSSQPNLGVTSTYTTPSLGVPNAVTASTYPQMLGLSEQVQALMPSPTSASTLLHPQSHTPSVHNASHAKYPPPLIPVNGNNNSARDSRGRKPLIPIPEAHISPCQVLPYKIQKALVEDKMVPCINFKPYINSELLMTLPDFVAHYFPGCDIDICRQVLTDVLHIDLYQGNRLQMKMLMEARKCSSFRDELPLIQVKSIMKYMPQLKYMLINRGDMAMPAPAHSSEEHPSKKRQRTS